From one Eulemur rufifrons isolate Redbay unplaced genomic scaffold, OSU_ERuf_1 scaffold_348, whole genome shotgun sequence genomic stretch:
- the LOC138380289 gene encoding cytochrome P450 4F3-like, whose translation MCIKESLRLHPPAPMISRCCTQDIVLPDGRVIPKGVICIISIFGTHHNPAVWPDPEVYDPSRFDPENVKQRSPLAFIPFSAGPRNCIGQTFAMTEMKVVLALTLLRFRLLPDHTKPRRKPELIMRAEGGLWLRVEPLEADTQ comes from the exons ATGTGCATTAAGGAGAGCCTGCGCCTGCATCCTCCAGCCCCAATGATCTCCCGATGCTGCACCCAGGACATTGTGCTCCCAGATGGCCGGGTCATCCCCAAAG GTGTCATCTGCATCATCAGTATTTTTGGAACCCATCACAACCCAGCTGTGTGGCCAGACCCTGAG GTGTATGACCCCTCCCGCTTCGACCCAGAAAACGTCAAGCAGCGGTCACCTCTGGCTTTTATTCCCTTCTCTGCAGGGCCCAG gaACTGCATCGGGCAGACCTTCGCCATGACCGAGATGAAGGTGGTCCTGGCGCTCACTCTGCTGCGCTTCCGCCTCCTGCCTGACCACACGAAGCCGCGCAGGAAGCCAGAGCTGATCATGCGAGCCGAAGGCGGCCTTTGGCTGAGAGTGGAGCCACTGGAGGCGGACACACAGTGA
- the LOC138380286 gene encoding olfactory receptor 10H3-like — MPGQNYSTTSEFILFRFSAFPQQLLPAFFLLYLLMYLFTLLGNLLIMATVWTEHRLHTPMYLFLCALSISEILFTVTVTPRMLADLLSTHRSITFVACANQMFFSFMFGFTHSFLFMVMGYDRYVAICHPLRYHVLMSPRGCARFVAWTWAGGSVMGMMVTSIVFHLTFCRSHVIHHFLCHVLSLLKLACGDRTSSVIMGVVLVCVTALISCLLLILLSYVFIVAAILRIPSAEGRHKTFSTCVSHLTVVVVHYGFASIIYLKPRGPHSMYSDTLMATTYTVFTPFLSPIIFSLRNKELKNAISESFRRKFCPFISRWPARWWRNMTGGWG, encoded by the coding sequence ATGCCTGGTCAGAACTATAGCACCACGTCTGAGTTTATTCTCTTCCGCTTCTCAGCCTTCCCCCAGCAGctcctgcctgccttcttccTGCTGTACCTCCTGATGTACCTGTTCACGTTGCTGGGGAACCTGCTCATCATGGCCACTGTCTGGACTGAACACAGACTCCACACGCCCATGTACCTCTTCCTGTGCGCCCTGTCCATCTCTGAGATTCTGTTCACGGTCACCGTCACTCCCCGCATGCTGGCCGACCTGCTCTCTACCCACCGCTCCATCACCTTTGTGGCCTGCGCCAACCAGATGttcttctccttcatgtttggCTTCACCCACTCCTTCCTGTTCATGGTCATGGGCTACGACCGCTACgtggccatctgccacccccTGCGCTACCACGTGCTCATGAGCCCCCGTGGCTGTGCCCGTTTTGTGGCCTGGACCTGGGCTGGTGGCTCAGTCATGGGGATGATGGTGACATCAATAGTTTTCCATCTCACCTTCTGCAGGTCACATGTGATCCACCATTTTCTCTGCCACGTGCTTAGCCTCTTGAAGTTGGCCTGTGGGGACAGGACATCCTCTGTCATCATGGGTGTGGTCCTGGTGTGTGTCACAGCCCTGATAAGCTGTTTACTCCTCATCCTCCTATCCTATGTCTTCATCGTGGCTGCCATCCTGAGGATCCCCTCTGCTGAGGGCCGGCACAAGACGTTCTCCACCTGTGTATCCCACCTCACCGTGGTGGTTGTGCACTATGGCTTTGCCTCCATTATCTACCTCAAGCCCAGGGGTCCCCATTCTATGTACAGTGACACCCTGATGGCCACCACCTACACGGTCTTCACCCCCTTCCTTAGCCCGATCATTTTCAGCCTAAGGAACAAGGAGCTGAAGAATGCCATCAGTGAAAGCTTCCGCAGAAAGTTCTGCCCCTTCATCTCCCGATGGCCAGCTAGGTGGTGGAGAAATATGACAGGAGGGTGGGGATGA